The DNA sequence TGCCAAAAGTATTGTAGAACGTTTGTAATTTTTCATGTAACTTCTACCGTCAAAATCCCTTTAGGTATTCGGAGCTTTTTGGTACTTTTTTGCAATTCAACTAGAAACAGTTTGCTGGCAATATGCTTGTCGAAGTGAAAATGGTTGTGAACTTGGAGGTTTTAATTGTAAGGACGAGGATACTTTCGGAAATGTCACGCTTCTGAATAATATATGCCGCCCTGCAAATCCACCAACTGAAACGTCGTTTAATTTCGGTATATTTCTTGATGCCATTCAATCTGGTATTTTGAGCTCAACAGATTTTCCACGGAAATTCTTGCACTGTTTTTTGTGGGGCTTACAAAATCTAAGGTTCGTTTTTCATTATTGCTATTGTTATTATCTGAATAGAAATAAGATTTGCTTGAGCtcatttaatttagggttttctgtttctttttttgcAGTTCTAAAGGGACTAATCTCCAGACTAGCAGTAATGCATGGGAAACCCTCTTTGCTCTTTCTGTTTGTCTTCTCGGCTGGGTATTAGCTTCTCTATATATCTTTACTGTTGCGCAGGTTGGTACTGACTACCAAGTTTTCGAATAAAAATTCCAACTAAACAAAATCTTTCAAGTTGGCAAAgaaaactaatttattattttagtatacTAAAACCTACATGCTGTGGAACTGATGTATATCCAGGGGATAATTGAATTATCAAGGAAGAATGGAAAGTTGAccgaaatgaagaagaagataagtCCACTGATAGAAGATTGGTTAAAGGAGAACGACCTCCCTTTGGATTTGAAAGAGAAGATCGTGACATCTGCATTAGGCAACAAATTGAGAGCGGATGAAGTTATCGATATCATAAATATCCACAATATTCTTCCCCGGAAAGATTTAATGGATATCAAGCGCCATCTCTGCCTAAATACACTAAACAAAGTAAGCTTtcgtattaaaaaataaaataaaattaactcATGGTCTTGCTCTTTATATATTTCTCATATATATGCGTCTTCCTCTAGGTTCCGATGCTTCAAAATGTGAGTGAGGCACAATTTGAAGTATTCTGCGAGTATCTTAAGCCGGTGATTTATAAGGCGAACACCTTTATTACTCGAGAGGGGGAACAATTTGATAAGATGTTATTCATCACGCAAGGAGAAGTGAGGACCTACACAACTCCAGTTGCTGATGGACGGGGTTCTTCAAGCACTGGCAATACTCTTGGTGATGACTTTCAGAAAGGTGATTTTTGTGGACAAGAACTTCTCCAAGCTTGTGAATCAACTGGAAGGACCATCTCTCACTCGACCAAAAATGTTTGGTGCCGCACAAAAGTTGAAGGATTTACGCTTACGATCGAGGACATGAAAAAAAGCATAGGAGAAATAGGAGAGAATTGAAAGTACAGATTGTTTTCAATTCTTAAGCAAATTCGTAAAACCTTTCTGCAATCAAAATTGTACAAATTGTTTTCAATTCTTAAGCAAATTCGTAAAACCTTTCTGCAATCACAATGCACAGAAAATTACttgtaagaccatctccaatggtgacctaaaacataaaaatatttagccaagaaaatttaggttttagctcagaaacagtttttttacTCCAATccttctggcctaaaattttagcctcagattatcaaataatgaattaaggctaatttttttttaaactaactttttttttttaaaaaaagggtaaagtacaaaaaactacctcaactattggggtcacgacagtttcatacctcatcttttgaaattgacaatgtcataccgcatcttactaatttgtgacaatgtcatacctccgtcaatttttctgttaagtactgacgtggcttgattcgagacatactttctattaaaaaattattaaaaactaaaaaacaaatatttaatattttttaaatattaaaataataataaaaagcagagcaacaaaaaaaaaaacatcagttcgtccctcccctccccctccccctcctctctcttctccccatcttcattttcttccccccacctgcaaacccaaaaaaataaaaaaattttgaaaacccaacaacaccctgcggaagaacaagaaggagaaggaggaggaggaggaggaggaggaggaggaagaagaagaagaggaaaaaaaggaggaaggaaaaaaaaaaaaaaattccccctTGTCGGcgcgaaagaagaagaagggaaaaggagaaggaagaagaagaagaggaagaaaaggaggagaggaagaaaaaataaaaaaaaaattgaaaacccattaacaccccctgcggaagaagaagaatgagaaggaggaagaagaaggagaagaggaaaaaaaggaggaaggaaatttttttttttttttttttttttaaaccatcaactcccctgcggaagaagaagaagaagaagaagaggaaaaaaagaagaaaaaaaaaattttgaaaacccatcaaaccccaaatccatcactttcatccattctccacatcctcttccgcaCCCATCATCCACCTTCTCTGCTCACCCATCTTCCCGCCGACGGGatctggggttttttttttttttgggttgcaggagggagaagagtgtgggtgggtgtgggtgtgggtgtggggggaagacaaattggatttcttttttttttttgttgggatttgcaCGTGGgaaaaagatgaagatggggagaggagagaggagggaggaggggggaggggagggacgaaatgagggggtttttttcttctgctttttattattattttaatatttaaaaaaatattaaataattgttttttagtttttaataattttttaatagaaaataggtcccgaatcaagccacgtcagcacttaacagaaaaactaacagaaaaattgatagaggtatgacattgttacaaattcgtaagatgtggtatgacattgtcaattttaaaagatgaggtatgaaactgtcgtgaccccaatagttgaggtagttttttgtactttaccatttttttttttaattttacttttatttattattttaatatttaaaaaatattaaatattttttttagtttttaataatattttattaattttttaatagaaagtggtccccatctcttgccacgtcagcatttaacagaaaaactaatagaaaaattgatggaggtatgacattgtcacaaattcgtaagatgcggtatgacattgtcaattttaaaagatgaggtatgaaactgtcataaccccaatagttgaggtagttttttgtactttacccaaaaaaatattatgtagactatcctaaattaattttatgaacattttaacctaaaaatatttaaattccgataaattttgaaaaattactaaatcaatacatgaaaatcatgataaaccacataaacttaaaaaaaaaaaaaaaaaaaaaaaaaagacaattaataaatcacataaacttaatacaatcgaaaactcataaactacataaacttaataatgatatctaCCACCTTGACTTGGTGTtggacttgggtgatagtcttgagatgaatcatcatcttgaaatatactccttgtggcattccttcataaaatttctttttgcttaccacgtaagtatctcttcctctctggagtgtatttgtcgaggtcttccattatcaaattagtttcgtacctttcttgctccctatccccttcttccttcatggccaaaaACATTTGGACCGATTCTTCTTACCGACGGCACTAGTTTTCGTTCATTATTGCCATTTCGCTAGCAAATTGTGCACGTgtcggatcttgggacttcccttttctctttgcttccttttgcttatctctacccGAGAGCCTTGCAAAAAAAGAAGTTGAGGTTATTTGttcgacaccttcattgtcggcaaaattcacaccttcattgacatcatttgtGGGTGAGGCTTcactatgaaataatcttccacattgttggttcgcatcggttccccacctcggacaatccttgaggatgtttcaagcatgatgcaactaaaaagcttgattttttggtgtagttcttgtcttgtaaattacCATTGCTTTGTCATcctatgcaacaaatacataaaaacaattagttgcaaaatactattatgtatATGACaattaaaatatcaacaaagaaactCACAATTTTTGAGACgccccttccactaggcatgtcaaccaTGGCTTTCTCCAAGCTTCACTTCCACAAAGtgcacgctttgttgataattttccaccgatcataaacaccaccaacttcccttcgaccggcgttggagttttcatggaatttatcaatgattttatcccacaaaacctttctattttgattggtgccgatggcaccatcttcgctaacagaaattcatgccaaacataaagcaatatcttcgtcaaaggtccaattacgacctctaacatgctcttttgccatcttgaaatttttgaaaatgagaaaaaatggtagaaagaaaaattgaaagaattgtaggagaaaagtgagttttgtgtggatgtttgaacaaatacataggtatttatagagtttttggttgaattttaagttaaataattttttaaaattattttagccgttggatttaaatttggaccgttaaatctttttttttaccgttaaatttgattgtatttgatctaagccgttggattccataaatatataaatataaaactaaaaaaaataataatttgaacctggactgttggattaaccaacggccCATTTAAATATAGTCGTTCGATCAAAAAAAGTAGCCATTAGGCTGCTGACAGCAGGGGACACGCCCATGTGGGTGAGGTCTCCGTGGGAATTCGGCTGGCGCGTTGATGTGCGTTGGGCGAGTGGCTCAAGCATCTGGGCTTCACAGCTCGTGTTTCACTCACAACAGGTAGGGCCCATAATGACTTTTGGCCTAAAAACAGGCCGGTATCTGgcattcttttgagttttgggttttaggttttgtttagcacatgggttggagtgggttttttttggggggggggggggggggaaggggaattttaggttataagtcattgttggagttggtctaaggtAGCAATAATAAACCATGGCATTTCTCAAGTATGCTATTTTCTTGTAATCAGTTGTAGATGCTACTTTACTGTGTGTGGAGAAAAAGAATATCCAGATTAGACCACGAAACGCACATATCCTTCGGAGAAGTGAAGCAGTGCCCTCGCTGTCTCCTAGAAAACGTAAGAGCTCGGTTGGTTCTCATCCTTCACGCAAGGCGTCCTTTTTTTGTATAAAGATTAtgtttttgttgaagtttgttgGTAAGAAAGGGGAAAGCGGAAAAAAGGGGAAGAGGAGGATGGAAACAGGGGGAAATGTGGAAGGAAGGAAAAAGGGGGTAAAAGTGGAAGAAGGGGGAAATGGATAAAAGGGAAAAAGGGGttgcaatcaaagaaggatgcAGAGTATCTACCCTCCTAAAATAATGCCCTTcctatgtcattttattttgtgcggtcacggttaagtcacgtcaacattttatattaaatttttttagagagataataagacaaaaagtaataagaatataaaatattgacgttgCTTAACCGTAACCGCACAAATAAGAGGGGATGGAGAAGGCACATAACAAGTGGGCAAACAATCTGCCTCTGTCAAAGAAAGCATACGCATAGGGGTTAGGAGGAAAGGGGCAAACAGGGCACTGGGCTATGGACAACGAAAGAGGGAGGATGAAGGATAAAGGAGTAAAGAACCAAGGGTAAATGGGAACAACGGGAGATGGATACTTGGGAATCACTCAAATCAAGGGCAAAAGAGCTTGTTTGACGTTACTAATTGTGGATTTACTTGGCCCGACTGAGCTTAAtacttgattatttttttttttgaacaaatgatattatctacattaagggttATGAAAGTGGGCTAAcccctcacaatgggctagcaataatgtggttctaTAACCtgtcacttacaaatgaagaagaatactattaGATTGTAATATTAAATGGCGCCTAACACTTGATATAAAGAGGAGAAAATTCACTCGCGTCAAGTTTAATTGCACGAGGCAAAATaactattttttcattcatCTAAATATTCGATAGATGGAGTGAATGTGATACAGCAGTTGTTCACATTATTATGTTTTAACCCTGTTTTCTTAGACAGTTATTCATTGCTTTTGTGTATAAAGTGAGGGTATTTTAGGGATTTTCAAATGTTCCCCCATTTTTTTTGCTCTCAATTTATATATACTAGCCTATTGCCACACGCATATGTGATGTAAAGGCAAGAAAATAGTCCGATCATATGTACCTTGATTTTGCGCGAGAGCCACGGAACATCAGATTGGGAGTTGTGTCAGATAGGTTTAATCTGTTCAGGATTCTAAACTAAAATCACAGCACTTGGCCAATCTTCACAATTCCGTATAATTTGCTGCCTTAAATTCacttagaaaaaaatatatcatgatAACTACGTTGATAACCGAAGATCTGGATACGTTTATTGATGTTTATTTGCAGCCGTTGGTCAATGAGCTGAAAGAATTATGGGAAAACGGTGTTCTCACGTATGATAAATCTACGAGAAAGATGTTCATCTTGCGAGCAACAGTGATGTGAACTATAAACAGTGTTTTAAAAATTGGCATAGGCGGCTGCTTAGGTGGCACCTAGGCGCTACACGGTGGTTATCCTTCTCGAacatctttgttaatttttgtccattgatcttcttcaattcattcgattcaaCGATCGAAATAATTTGAAGTCACAACAGcgaagaaaatgaaaggaaaagaaaaaaagaaagagacaaGAAAATGGAAGGTGAGGTGGAAAGGTAAGCCACTGGGGCTAGCCAAGTGGCTAGGGTGTGGGTAAGGCCTGGGGTAGTTGAGGGTGTGGGTATCCATtactgaaaaaaagaaaagaaaaaaaaaaggggtgggGTAAAGAAGAGGATGACGtgtggaaagaaaaagaaaaagaaaaagaaaaagaaaaagaaagaaaaagaaataaagaaaaaaaaaaacagggaaagaaaaaaaatgattaaaaaatattttgaatttcaaagacAATTTAGTCAGTGATTTAGTGCATGACAGCATCAAaagctttattatttttatactaCTTGATCTATGTCAAgctaaatatgagttttaattcaaaatttattttttggggcAAATTTAACTCATAATTAATCATGCGTTAATGTGCTGGTCCATCATATATGTGtattatttattagttttatatttataaatttattgaattcaacGGCTAAAATCTAATCAGATCAGATCTAACGGtcaaaatttaaatccaacggttaaaataattaaaaaaaatattatttcatgTGTTTTATATTCTTTTATAGTGTTCAACGATTTTCATTGTGTtggtttaatgatttttcaatatttatcgaaatcaaaatatttttatgttaaaatgttGGTACAATTAATTTCGAGCTAAAAATTGAATGTTAGAGCAAAAAACAGTTTAtgaattaaaacctaaattttttcgattttaaattttaaattttaattcaaaagtGGGAAATTGCGTGATTTCTAGGAAATAGTTGCCAGgttgaaataataataataaactggATTAATGTAATTGGAAAGGGCATGCCTGGTTTTGGTACTAGGGATGGGTAATGGTTATGGTGGGCGGGTAACggcggttatttacccataaccgtttatgctcatacccgcataaccgtttagccgttgggtaattgcctaaacggttatacccatacccataactGTTTATAAACGATTAACCATACCCGTAACCGTATACCcatttaaccgtaaccgtttaatacccgtttacccatttaccctttttaacccgtttatattatttttttttaccattaaccctttttcatccgtctacatgttttttaacaacttaaaaattaaaaaaaatttgtcataattttctttcttttttgacaattaaacacTGTTATAAGTAacattcatcatacatttctgtattttaattttttaagtccttatactattccaataattgaaaaatAGTTTACGAACGATATTTTTAACTATTaccaatgaaggtaatataatATTTGCTAAGCATTCTTTGGTTAAGAAAACTATTTAGAATATGGTATTCTTGGATTATTTTACCCATAATATAAAgtattaacatatatatatatatataatgagctACATTATATTATAATTAGTTATGTAAACCATGCACCATAATCAATATCATTGATTTAAGTTTTGTCCGATAGAGAATATGGTTAGAAGAAGGAATACACTTGTTGACCGTGAATCATGTATTTTCAGCAACAATCAAAAGATGCAACATTCAAATTGAAGAGATGTGATTATTGGGTTAATAACACAACTTCTCATCCCCTGTCAAACTgccgcatatatatatatatatatatatatatatatatatatatatatatataattttatttttaaaatattcaacATTATATACATAAAATAAATGGATAAACGGTTATCCGTTTATAACCGCAgttaatacccataaccatccatttaaatttcatgaaTAAACCGTTATACCCAAaaccgtttatttatctaaacggttacccataactgcgggtattttgcccatccctatttggtactgaggtgattctgaaaaaaaaaaaaaaaaactggcataaaaaaaaaaagctgggagcttttttgtgtttggtaaacattcagctttaattttttttcacagttttgggtgaaaaaaagccaaaaacaagaaattgcaaaacctagctttgaaaaaccggtttcTTTTCACAtcagttttatataaaagtttaccaaacattataatactattttttttttttcaaaagcacttttacaaaaaattttatcaaacactttGTTACTTTAGTTCACATATGCTTACTGTCACAACATaataaaaacagttttttttcaaagcagaATAATAACAAACCAGATCTTAAAAGGCGTAAATTCCACAAACCGCACTTTAGGAGCAAACACGAACGCAAGAGAAACGAGAAAGGGGCAAAACGGGAATTCACCACACGCATCAGTTTTCGCCGAACCTTACTTTGGGCGCTGGAAATTTCGGCGAAACTCTCTCTCTACTTTGCGTTCTCTAAAACGGGACTCTTCCTTGCAAATTTCCACCCTTCCCAATCTGAGGCGGCGCAGATTTGAGGTATTACTGATGTTGAACGCTTCGATGCCGGGCTTCAGGAAGTTGTCGgtaatttttcatgaaatgtTCTGTTCCATACTTGCAGGTACTGACTGTATCAGCAGAAATTTGAGGTATAGGTCGAGAAAGCTCCTTTGGGTTATAACTTATACATCATGAATCCCAGCGAGGAAGAGAGAACTGGAATTCCGAGGTTAGTTTGGCAAACCAGAGACGCAAATAGATCGAACTGCGGCATATTGAAATATATTATGCTTACTGCTCAGGTTGATTAGTGAAgttttaatgtgtttttgtTCCTGATtggtgcaattgttgtttcttGTGTTCTGTTCCGTAGTCCAATTCTGAATCCTGCAGCAACTACAGGGGAGAGTTGTGCCAATATCGATTATGGAAGAAATAGAGCGACTAAAAAGCTCCCACTGTCATTTTGCGAAATCTTTGGTCCGAATGCGGAATTTCTTCAAGTTCGGAATTCTGCGATTGTACTAGTGTGGGCGTTTGCTGTCTTAGTGGATCCTTTATTCTTATACACTCCTATAGTGAATAAGGACATGATGTGTATTACAGTGGACAAAAAATTGGCAGCAGTGGCTTTTACTTTTCGATTGCTCACTGACATGTGTTACCTTTCTGCCATTATCGGTGGGCTTGTACCTGTACATAAGGTTGGGACACTTGAGGTTGGTATCGCGGTGGGGAGGAGGGGATCAGCTAAGGAAACTCTGGGGCGACGCAATTTAATTAGTATTTTGGCTATTTCTCCTATTCCATACGTAAGAGATCAACCTTTCCCCTTCCGAGCTATATCAATTACTACAAACTAGGACAAATGTTCCTAATCGATTTCATCGTCGTCATTTAATTGTTGGTTTGAGAATCTGCTATGGCTTGAGTGCAGGTGGTTATTCTCTTTTACGCAGAAATAATAAGGGGCTCGAGGTCTACAAGGATGTTTCTCAACTTTCTTCTTGTGCTGCATTACATGACCCAGGTCGTACGCTTTAATGATTTTAGGAAGATTCTCGAGAAGAATATAACCAAACACACTCCCAAAATATGGATTGAAGGTGTTTTCAATTTCTGGATTAGAACTTCTTTCACCTTCTTTACCTGCATCCTTGCTAGTCAAGTAAGTCTTATTCCTTATtccttaatttgtttattttaatcatTCCATAAGTTTATTAACGTCATTTTCTGCCAAAAATATGGTAGAACGTTTGTAATTTTTCATGTAACTTCTAACGTCAATATCCCTTTAGGTTTTCGGAGCTTTTTGGTACTTTTTTTCGCTTCAACGAGAGATAGATTGCTGGCAATATGCTTGTCGAAGTGAAAATGGTTGTGAACTTGAAGGTTTTAATTGCAGGGACAAGGATACATTCAGAAATGTCACGCTTCTGAATAATCTATGCCGCCCTGCAACTGCAAATCCACCTACTGCAACGTTGTTTGATTTCGGTATATTTCTTGATGCCATTCAATCTGGTATCTTGAGCTCAACAGATTTTCCACAGAAATTCTTGCACTGTTTTTGGTGGGGCTTACGAAATATAAGGTTCATTCTTCATTATTGCTATTATTATCATCTAAAGAGAAGTGATAAGATTTGCTTGAGCTCAttgaatttagggttttctgtttctttttctgcAGTTCTTTTGGGCAAAATCTCCAGACTAGCAACTATATATGGGAAAACCTCTTTGCGGTTTTTGTTTCTGTTACAGGCCTGCTATTAATTCTGATATATCTCAATGCGATTTTGCAGGTTGGTATTGACTACCGGGTCTTTGTAATATTAGACCTGGCATTTTAAGCCTGACCTGACCCACCCGTTAAAATTAGTATTTGGATGAATGTTTAATAACGGGTGAACCTGTTAATCACTTGTTAATTAACGGGTCATTTTGGGTCGACAATTGAGCCTATATTATGCCAGTCCCCCTTGAATATTTGTTCCCCATTAGCGACTCCCTATATTTTTTTCCGTATGCAAAATTATTAATGTTTTTATTAAGAGAAACCATAACAGGTTTTAAACAGGTTTAGAAAGATTAGGCTTAACCGTAGTAGTATGCAGAAAGCGTTATACAGGTGAATCAGATGCAATGCACATGAAATGATAATTTCTATTGATTACTCTCTGGTAaggtttattatatatatacggCCAATTGCAAGACTTATAAACTCTGCATTTTGGTACTTTTAAATGTGTTAGCCTAATGGGTCGGGTCAAACCCGATTTAAATCCAATAAACCCGATCCGTTTGCCGGTCTACTTTGTATAAGCATTCAAATTGAACAGAATCTTTGAAGTTGGCAAAGAtagttaatttattaattttagtgtACTAAAGCCTACATGCTGTGGAACAGATGTATATCCAGTTGACAGCTGCATTATCAAAGGAGAACAGAAAGTTGAGGGAAATGAAGAAGAGAAGTCCACAGATAGCATCGTGGTTCGATGAGAATGACCTCCCGttggattggaaagagaagatCATGACATGTGCATTACACAAATTGAACGCGGATGAAGATATCGATATAATAAATATCCACTCTATTCTTCCCTGGAAAGATTTAATTGATGTCAAGCGCCATCTCTGCCTAAATACACTAAACAAAGTAagcttttgtattaaaaaaagtaaGCATTTGTATCTAGGTAATACATTTTTGTTGGACTTGCTCTTTATATTTCTCATATGTATATGCGTCTTCCTCTAGGTTTCGATGCTTCAAAATGTGAGTGAGAAAGAGTTTGAAGTATTCTGCAAGTATCTTAAGCCCGTGATTTATAAGGCGGATACCTTTATTGTTCGAGAGGGGGAGCCATTTGATAAGATGTTATTCATCACGCAAGGGACAGTGAGGACCTACACAACTACAAGTGATGATGGAAGGGGTTCTTCAAGCACTGGTAATACTGTTGGCGATGAGTGCTTTCAGAAAGGTGATTTTTATGgagaagaacttctccaagattGGGTATCAATCAGAAGGTTCTTCTCCTACTCGACCAAAAATGTTAGGTGCATCACAAAAGTTGAAGGATTTACGCTTACGATCAAGGACATAGAAAGAAGCAGAAACATAGCAGACAAAGCAAAATACAAGCAGAAAATTGAGCCACTTGAGAGCAACTTTACCGTGGGAAACCTCCCCCCATGTAATATACTATGTTATCCatccaatgaacagtaactgccattaatgaatagtaatcgtcttttgcatctccaccgttgcacttcaatagccctgacaataggtgataaaatattagtattttttttatttataaaataattttaattgtaatttcggataagatttttaatcgttctcgttgcgtcacgtgtcattatccgaaagattattaaataatacaaaataattttatttgtaatttcagataagatttttaatcgttctcattGCGCCACTtgtcagaaaatccgaaaagacaattattggggatggatttccgataagatttttaatcatactcgttgcaccacgtgtcattattcgaaaatacaattattggtgatggatttctgataagattattaaccaatcacgtcgcgtcacgtgtcattatctgtttacaattttaGAGGATAGATtttcatcagatttttaacgaatgacggcatgccacgtgtcattatccgaaaattaTTACTAGCTTGTGCAAAGGCGTCTCttcacgtactaaacgattggctaagtaattttcaacgattggacatcgattctttggttcttttcccacccattttctcaagataattagtatgaataagactccacatttctcgcaactgcatctcattaccgtaagcgaactatgagtaacttcaacccagctagtacacaacgcaacatcttcaagaagcgatcaattcgtacctgcatcagtagtcattttgttgaaaaaaaatttattgaaacttt is a window from the Pyrus communis chromosome 16, drPyrComm1.1, whole genome shotgun sequence genome containing:
- the LOC137719395 gene encoding cyclic nucleotide-gated ion channel 1-like; this encodes MNPSEEERTGIPSPILNPAATTGESCANIDYGRNRATKKLPLSFCEIFGPNAEFLQVRNSAIVLVWAFAVLVDPLFLYTPIVNKDMMCITVDKKLAAVAFTFRLLTDMCYLSAIIGGLVPVHKVGTLEVGIAVGRRGSAKETLGRRNLISILAISPIPYVVILFYAEIIRGSRSTRMFLNFLLVLHYMTQVVRFNDFRKILEKNITKHTPKIWIEGVFNFWIRTSFTFFTCILASQVFGAFWYFFSLQREIDCWQYACRSENGCELEGFNCRDKDTFRNVTLLNNLCRPATANPPTATLFDFGIFLDAIQSGILSSTDFPQKFLHCFWWGLRNISSFGQNLQTSNYIWENLFAVFVSVTGLLLILIYLNAILQMYIQLTAALSKENRKLREMKKRSPQIASWFDENDLPLDWKEKIMTCALHKLNADEDIDIINIHSILPWKDLIDVKRHLCLNTLNKVSMLQNVSEKEFEVFCKYLKPVIYKADTFIVREGEPFDKMLFITQGTVRTYTTTSDDGRGSSSTGNTVGDECFQKGDFYGEELLQDWVSIRRFFSYSTKNVRCITKVEGFTLTIKDIERSRNIADKAKYKQKIEPLESNFTVGNLPPCNILCYPSNEQ
- the LOC137719448 gene encoding cyclic nucleotide-gated ion channel 1-like, with the translated sequence MIGTIHVSCVLFGSLQVSSANIDYGRNRPLSYREIFGPNGVRNAVFVLLLCFAVSAEPLFLFTPTVDKDMKCIKIDKLAVVALSLRFLTDFYLLSAIIVQLVPTREVATPQAGPNVGRRGSAKETLGRCNLIVTIFAVAPIPYVVIPFFAKMLRHSKMFLNFLVVLQYIVRFIQFNWFSQKLEKDITKDAPEIWTQAVFKLGVRSAFILFKSFHACVVFGAFWYFFAIQLETVCWQYACRSENGCELGGFNCKDEDTFGNVTLLNNICRPANPPTETSFNFGIFLDAIQSGILSSTDFPRKFLHCFLWGLQNLSSKGTNLQTSSNAWETLFALSVCLLGWVLASLYIFTVAQGIIELSRKNGKLTEMKKKISPLIEDWLKENDLPLDLKEKIVTSALGNKLRADEVIDIINIHNILPRKDLMDIKRHLCLNTLNKVPMLQNVSEAQFEVFCEYLKPVIYKANTFITREGEQFDKMLFITQGEVRTYTTPVADGRGSSSTGNTLGDDFQKGDFCGQELLQACESTGRTISHSTKNVWCRTKVEGFTLTIEDMKKSIGEIGEN